A genomic segment from Desulfobulbaceae bacterium encodes:
- a CDS encoding LptF/LptG family permease translates to MPLVLYSYIASEILAPFFGSLIVLNGILFTGRLMQVIDLIFSFNIGFADFIRLCAYLLPNLLPFSIPMASTMAVIIAFSRMNNDNEILALKAAGISLYRLLAPIVVFGLCASLLTFFVSTRLIPAGSVSMKGLFLKLVTKKIEKGIIQEKRFSENTGSLVLYADSVDKDTKKWSGVYISDLRDTNNPITVLAKEGSLSSRLDQMVMTLDLADGSMYRSIDESTQIIAFKHYTTNLPLEPPKAIGDMSSSVVTKNDLNQTELLQHADQYGRKTPRGISFLVEYHLRLVLSVGCFILSLLGLPIAFKSRAGSRNIGIPLGLGFFILYYVTVTAAKGMCDSSSIPVAILMWTPNAVFGTLTLAILYITASEKWHTMMNPVIAISHRLIGRKKEATP, encoded by the coding sequence ATGCCATTAGTGCTCTACTCATATATCGCATCCGAGATACTGGCGCCCTTCTTCGGCAGCCTGATTGTTCTTAACGGTATTCTATTCACCGGCCGGCTTATGCAGGTTATCGACCTGATTTTCAGTTTCAATATTGGCTTTGCCGATTTCATTCGGCTCTGCGCCTACCTTCTTCCCAACTTACTCCCGTTTTCAATTCCGATGGCCAGTACTATGGCAGTAATCATCGCCTTCTCCCGCATGAACAATGACAACGAAATACTTGCTCTCAAAGCTGCAGGCATAAGCCTGTACAGACTACTGGCACCAATTGTTGTTTTTGGATTGTGTGCCTCACTGCTAACATTTTTTGTCTCCACAAGGCTTATCCCGGCCGGCTCGGTCTCAATGAAGGGTCTTTTTTTAAAACTTGTTACCAAAAAAATTGAAAAAGGAATTATTCAGGAAAAACGTTTCAGCGAAAACACCGGCAGCCTGGTTCTATACGCAGATAGTGTTGACAAAGACACCAAAAAGTGGAGTGGAGTGTATATTTCAGATCTTCGCGACACCAACAACCCGATTACAGTTTTAGCCAAAGAGGGCTCGTTATCTTCCCGCCTTGATCAAATGGTCATGACCCTTGACCTTGCGGATGGCAGCATGTATCGCTCCATCGATGAATCAACCCAGATAATCGCCTTTAAGCACTATACAACCAACCTTCCACTAGAACCACCAAAAGCCATTGGCGACATGTCAAGTTCTGTCGTTACCAAAAACGACCTCAACCAGACAGAACTTTTACAGCATGCCGACCAATATGGCCGCAAAACCCCGAGGGGAATAAGTTTTCTCGTTGAATACCACCTGAGGCTGGTTTTGTCTGTTGGCTGTTTTATTTTGAGTTTGTTAGGTCTGCCAATTGCGTTTAAAAGCCGCGCAGGATCACGCAACATCGGCATACCTCTTGGGTTAGGTTTTTTTATTCTGTATTATGTAACTGTGACCGCGGCAAAAGGTATGTGCGACAGTTCGTCAATACCTGTGGCCATACTCATGTGGACACCCAATGCAGTCTTTGGCACATTGACATTGGCCATTCTTTACATTACCGCCAGCGAGAAGTGGCATACCATGATGAATCCAGTTATCGCCATTTCCCACAGGCTTATTGGTAGAAAAAAAGAGGCAACACCTTAA
- a CDS encoding DUF2914 domain-containing protein → MIMQNLKCNVFFVLALIGLALFPYSFAQADEIPDTEGFSIARLVVAEAVEDHEPVRPGSTFSSKTMKVFCFLEARNIVERTPIVMLWSHEGKESARVDLVLKQGARWRTFSSKNIVGQRGAWRVEIMDTHRKSYGSLDFTVE, encoded by the coding sequence ATGATTATGCAAAACCTCAAGTGTAACGTTTTCTTTGTGCTAGCGCTTATCGGGCTGGCGCTGTTTCCTTATTCATTCGCACAGGCCGATGAAATACCTGACACTGAGGGCTTTAGCATCGCACGCCTCGTGGTTGCCGAGGCTGTTGAAGATCATGAGCCTGTTCGACCAGGCAGCACCTTTTCCAGTAAAACAATGAAAGTATTCTGCTTTCTTGAAGCGAGAAATATTGTCGAACGAACCCCAATTGTTATGCTCTGGTCTCATGAAGGCAAGGAGTCAGCCCGAGTTGACTTAGTGCTTAAGCAGGGAGCCCGATGGCGGACATTTTCAAGTAAAAATATAGTAGGTCAGCGCGGGGCATGGAGAGTAGAGATTATGGACACGCACAGGAAATCGTATGGATCTTTAGATTTCACCGTTGAATGA
- a CDS encoding type II toxin-antitoxin system HicB family antitoxin, translating to MCPSKRDTVGFHGESVSELKDAFQETVDFYLVSCEKAGREPNQPFSGKFVVRVESSLHAELAAAAVQAGKSLNKWVADTLSQVVHGH from the coding sequence ATCTGCCCTAGTAAACGTGATACCGTTGGATTCCATGGCGAGTCCGTTAGTGAGCTGAAAGATGCTTTTCAAGAGACTGTTGATTTCTATCTTGTGAGTTGCGAAAAAGCGGGAAGAGAGCCAAATCAGCCGTTTTCTGGCAAGTTCGTGGTGCGTGTTGAGTCTTCTTTGCATGCAGAACTTGCTGCAGCAGCCGTTCAGGCCGGAAAAAGCCTTAATAAGTGGGTCGCTGATACTTTGTCTCAGGTTGTGCATGGGCACTAA
- a CDS encoding PilZ domain-containing protein, whose amino-acid sequence MGSVGLEEIENIKNEIDSMVKEKVQLLCARRGLKTECRLSVKTTSKSGATEILIVNHPHEPTCSASKCTFYYHREGQPLRCFECERLKKVKTYIGYKFPTNIVNVHRRCSPRVATPRSSVTFSLQKRQRIFIGKIGDISMEGAKVSGTFNVQISKGDIVMPFTMTLLGKDVTSKETTINVPEATVIWTKQGEESMSVFGVNFDLSQKDSKVLSDYIDMRSIEELS is encoded by the coding sequence GTGGGATCTGTCGGTCTTGAAGAAATTGAAAATATAAAAAATGAAATTGACTCTATGGTAAAAGAAAAAGTTCAACTGTTGTGCGCTCGCAGGGGACTGAAAACTGAGTGCCGGTTGTCCGTTAAAACAACATCCAAGAGTGGAGCAACAGAAATTCTTATCGTAAATCACCCTCATGAACCAACCTGCTCAGCATCAAAATGCACTTTTTATTATCATCGAGAGGGTCAACCACTCAGGTGTTTTGAATGTGAAAGATTAAAAAAAGTAAAAACCTATATAGGTTACAAGTTCCCTACAAACATTGTTAACGTACATCGGCGTTGTTCTCCAAGAGTTGCAACTCCAAGGTCTTCGGTAACATTTTCCCTCCAAAAAAGACAACGAATCTTTATTGGGAAAATTGGAGATATTTCAATGGAAGGAGCTAAGGTTTCAGGGACATTTAATGTTCAAATATCCAAAGGCGATATTGTGATGCCTTTTACAATGACGCTATTAGGTAAAGATGTGACCTCAAAAGAAACAACAATTAATGTGCCAGAAGCTACTGTTATATGGACGAAACAAGGAGAAGAATCAATGTCTGTTTTTGGAGTTAATTTTGACTTGAGCCAAAAAGATTCAAAGGTTTTATCGGACTATATTGATATGCGCTCCATTGAAGAGTTAAGTTAG
- a CDS encoding DUF342 domain-containing protein: MNEKKSEDIEIVDISKAIYASLSFDSDQKLNAHLNLPQRGQVDNELLALALQYLFLKAFRLHFPAVEMANVRNGLDVEFSEEDSPEGPLPRTVSILLNNEFSTVTITGALPAHGKDGFSELHFNWQKQAGAEDSHGNSNLKKLNTFPTAQQDQLLATIYDHTAGRPGTSAQGKVIKPNSGRPLTLKIDENTIKRQNDESDPSKTYLYAKKSGIAAFKTLLNNDPKTLNQLAIKDTITINGDIDYSVGDLSDEDLGCGAINIVVKGDVRGAFSLKSKGYVSVSGTFEGQKIIAKDVKINVINAGSQVLAEDQVVIGTSIKAKAQGRVVTLKRASNDSELIGLEQVVLDKGADCLSLTVRTRDFQANTCNFSGRTKVILGQELFDQEQKIIQEHDEATKSLKNSFTEIKKIGESVLFNFRQLKVFIVQGIPSATAECREQLNQINEELETILHIMNRPLSPKLINQCYSLSNYIGDQQAADSILPKVEALIAPLQTLQSNLHKRCKMLRIVEATDSLMDGLRQEAEFLRAQFETPKFLSNTSEVFVQCGRHGLLINSSTIPEASFQVSYELNSETGISDGVLVFDSSF, from the coding sequence ATGAACGAAAAAAAATCTGAAGATATCGAGATAGTTGACATAAGTAAGGCGATTTATGCGTCCTTATCTTTTGACAGCGACCAGAAGTTAAATGCGCACCTGAACCTGCCGCAAAGAGGCCAGGTCGACAATGAGCTCTTAGCTCTAGCGTTACAGTATCTTTTTCTCAAAGCGTTTAGATTACATTTTCCTGCCGTGGAGATGGCTAATGTCAGAAACGGTCTGGATGTAGAGTTTAGTGAAGAAGATTCTCCCGAAGGGCCACTCCCCAGAACGGTATCTATCTTACTAAATAATGAATTTAGTACGGTCACGATTACCGGAGCCCTGCCAGCTCATGGTAAAGATGGTTTCTCAGAACTGCATTTTAATTGGCAGAAACAGGCCGGCGCTGAAGACTCACATGGCAATAGCAACCTTAAAAAACTTAACACTTTTCCTACAGCGCAACAAGACCAGCTGCTTGCAACAATTTATGATCATACGGCAGGCAGACCTGGCACTTCAGCCCAGGGGAAAGTTATAAAGCCTAACTCAGGCCGGCCTCTGACCTTAAAGATTGACGAAAACACCATCAAACGACAAAACGACGAATCAGACCCATCCAAAACTTACCTTTATGCCAAAAAATCAGGAATTGCAGCGTTTAAAACGCTCCTGAATAACGACCCCAAAACACTAAATCAACTTGCCATAAAAGATACCATTACTATCAATGGAGATATTGATTATAGCGTTGGTGATCTGAGCGATGAAGATCTTGGCTGCGGTGCGATTAACATCGTGGTTAAAGGCGATGTCCGAGGAGCCTTTAGTCTTAAAAGCAAAGGATACGTGAGCGTATCAGGCACTTTTGAGGGCCAGAAAATCATTGCTAAGGATGTCAAAATCAATGTCATCAACGCTGGGAGCCAGGTTCTCGCCGAAGATCAAGTCGTAATAGGTACTTCTATCAAAGCCAAGGCACAAGGACGAGTTGTCACCTTGAAACGTGCCTCGAATGACTCTGAGTTAATTGGTTTAGAACAAGTTGTTTTAGATAAAGGGGCAGACTGCCTCTCCTTGACTGTCCGCACAAGAGACTTCCAAGCAAACACCTGTAACTTCTCAGGTCGCACAAAGGTCATTTTGGGCCAGGAACTTTTCGACCAGGAACAGAAGATTATACAGGAACATGATGAGGCTACCAAGTCTCTGAAAAATAGCTTTACTGAAATCAAGAAAATTGGCGAATCTGTTCTATTTAATTTTCGCCAGCTTAAGGTTTTTATCGTCCAAGGCATTCCATCCGCCACAGCAGAGTGCCGAGAACAGTTAAATCAGATTAACGAGGAGCTTGAAACGATTCTTCATATCATGAATCGCCCCCTTAGCCCAAAATTAATCAACCAATGTTATTCACTAAGTAATTACATAGGTGACCAGCAAGCGGCAGATTCCATACTCCCTAAAGTTGAGGCACTCATTGCTCCCTTACAAACCCTGCAAAGCAATCTTCACAAACGCTGCAAAATGCTTCGCATAGTTGAAGCAACCGACAGTCTAATGGATGGGTTACGACAAGAGGCTGAATTCCTCAGAGCCCAATTCGAAACCCCCAAGTTCTTATCAAATACCAGTGAAGTTTTTGTCCAATGCGGCCGCCATGGGCTTCTTATAAACTCCAGTACCATCCCCGAAGCTTCCTTTCAAGTCAGCTACGAGCTAAACTCTGAAACTGGAATAAGCGACGGCGTCCTGGTTTTTGATTCATCTTTTTAG
- a CDS encoding twitching motility protein, which yields MAQLKLKSNQAALILEVSPEGEVSVEAAFPEEVDEAGDLAGAICTVIGQKLTEDEAFQDEVMSAIEDSED from the coding sequence ATGGCACAATTAAAACTTAAATCAAATCAAGCCGCTCTTATTCTGGAAGTATCACCAGAAGGTGAAGTGAGTGTAGAAGCTGCTTTTCCTGAAGAAGTTGATGAGGCAGGTGACTTAGCTGGCGCAATTTGCACAGTAATAGGCCAGAAATTGACAGAGGATGAAGCTTTCCAGGATGAAGTGATGTCCGCTATTGAAGACAGCGAAGACTAA
- a CDS encoding RDD family protein, with product MTINNGENETALVPRTVIAGFRSRFMAFTIDCVLLFFLMALVSLATGLNVVALSSSGQSFLANVQLLGGWLVWLLMGVCLSSMCYFCLMHACCGQTIGKKIMGIRLESYSANGLGVGICFLRWVGYIASALPFFFGFLWALLDIEGRTWHDRLAGTRVVYG from the coding sequence ATGACGATAAATAACGGAGAGAATGAAACGGCTTTAGTTCCAAGAACTGTTATTGCTGGTTTCAGGTCTCGATTTATGGCTTTCACGATTGACTGTGTTCTGCTCTTTTTTTTAATGGCGCTGGTATCTCTGGCTACAGGTCTAAATGTAGTGGCATTGTCAAGCTCTGGTCAGAGTTTTTTGGCAAACGTTCAGTTGCTGGGTGGTTGGTTGGTCTGGCTGCTAATGGGCGTGTGCTTATCAAGTATGTGCTATTTTTGCCTTATGCATGCTTGTTGTGGTCAGACCATCGGGAAAAAAATCATGGGAATACGACTTGAGTCGTATTCGGCAAATGGTCTGGGTGTGGGGATATGTTTTCTGCGCTGGGTGGGCTACATAGCCTCAGCACTTCCGTTTTTCTTTGGATTTCTATGGGCCTTACTGGATATTGAGGGGCGTACCTGGCACGACAGGTTGGCTGGGACAAGGGTTGTCTACGGCTGA